In the genome of Streptomyces violaceoruber, the window GCGTACTCGTCGTGCGACCAGCCGGTGCCGAAGCCCGCCACCACCCGGCCGCCGCTCGCCGCGTCCAGCGAGGCCAGCGACTTGGCCAGCTGGAAGGGCACGTGCAGCGGGGCGACCAGCACACTCGTGCCCAGCCGGGCCCGCTCGGTGACCGCGGCGGCGAGGGCGAGGGTCACCAGCGGCTCCGCCACGCTCCGGTACGTGTCCGGCCAGGGCAGGCCCTCGACGCCGTAGAGCCCCTGGGTCGCGGGCTCCGGGAACAGGGCGCGCTCGAACACCCACAGGCTCTCGTAGCCCATCCGCTCCGCCGCGCGCGCCACGTCGGGGACGTCCTTGCCGATGTCGTACTGCCGCATCTGAGGGAGGCCGAGTCCGAGCCGGGTCGTCATACCGGGGTGCTCCTTCGCAGTCGGGATGCGCTGTTGTCCATGGGCCCCACCAGGTTGCCCATGGGCCCACCAGTTGCAACGTACAGCGATCTGACGGGAGTCCGGGAACGCACGCGGCGGGAACCGGCCGGTCAGTCCGGCAGCGGAGTGAGCAGCATGCGGCCGGCGAAGCCCACCGCGGCGTCCAGTCGTACGGTGAACTCCCCGGCGACGTCCGGCAGCCGGCGCAGTGCCCACAGCGCGCGGGCCGCCGCCCAGGTGGCCTCGCGGGCGCGGTCCAGGCTCCAGGAGCCCAGCAGATGGGTCAGCGGGTCGGCGATCTGCAGGACGTCGGGTCCCGGCATCAGCTCGTCGCGGACGCGCTCCTCCAGCGAGACGAGGAGATCGCCCACGCGGTCGAACTCGTCCTCCAGGTCGACGGGGTCGCAGCCGAGCGTACGACAGGTGTCCACCACGGCCAGCGCGAGGTCGTGGCCGATGTGCGCGTTGATGCCCGCCAGCGCGAACTGCAGCGGCCGTACGCCGGGATGGCGGCGGAACTGGAACAGGGGGCGCCAGCAGGCGGGCGGACGGCGGTCCTCCTCCGCCGCGTCCACGGCGGCCAGATAGCGCTCCGCGAACCGTACGTCCAGCGCGGTCGCGGCCGAGGCGTCCGCGAACCGGCCGCCGTCGATGTGCCGGTCCACGGCCTCCGTGACGGCGAGGTAGACGCGGTTGAAGACCGCCACTCCGTCCCCGGCCGGCAGCGCGGTGTCCAGGGCGCGCAACCGGGACAGGACGGTGTCCACCGTCAAGGCGGCCGTCGGGACTTGCTCGCAGTGCGCCATGGCCGCAGCGTCGCAGCTTTAGGCTGACGGGAGTGCCGGCGGGCCCGACGCTTCCCCAGAACGGGGGAACGCGCCCGCCGCGCGGGGGAGGGGGACCGTACGTGTCAGGCCGTCGTGCCCGGCGCCGGGCTGCTCGCAGGGCAGAACGCAGGCGGGCCGCAGGACGCGGTGCGATGGTCGCGGCGGCGTCCGTCGTCGTCGCCGTGGGGACCGCCGCCGGCATGCTCACCGCGCTCGGCGGCGAGGACCCCGGCGGTGCCGGCGCCGGCCACCCGCGGGTGACCCACTCGGTGCGGCTGGACGCCCTGCCCGTCTCCCCGTCCCCGTCGGTGTCGGCGGTGTCGTCGCGATCCGCGTCACCGTCGGTGTCCCCGTCACCGTCGCCGACCGCCGGGAAGCAGACTTCCGCCCCCTCGCCGAAGCGGAACTCCACGAAGAGGGAACCGCGGTCGACGGACGCCGCCACCCGGCTCTACCGGCATCCCGACTCCCAGGTCCTCGACTGGGTCCGGGCCCACCCCGGCGACCCGCGCCGGGACGTCATCGCGTCCCGGATCGCCGGCCACCCGGCCGCCGTCTGGTTCGCCGACCACACACCGGCCACCATCACCTCCCGGGTCCGCGCCGTGACCGCCGCGGGCGCCGCCCAGGGCCGGGTGCCGGTCCTCGTGCCGTACGCGATACCCGACCGCGACTGCGGCGGCCACTCGGAGGGCGGCGCGCCCGACCTCGACGCCTACGACGCCTGGATCGACCGGTTCGCCGCCGGGCTGGGCTCCGGTGAGGTGATCGTCGTGCTGGAGCCCGACTCGGTCGCCCAGTCCGAGTGCCTGACCGCCGGTGAGCGCGCCGACCGCTTCGCCTCCCTGGCCCGCGCCGGGCGGGTCATGAAGGACGCCGACCCGGCCGCCCGGGTGTACTACGACGCGGGTCACTCCGGCTGGCACGCGCCCGCCAAGCAGGCGGGCTGGCTGAAGCAGGCCGGTGCCGCCTCGGCCGACTCCTCCGACGGCGTCTTCAGCAACGTCTCCAACTTCCACGCCACCGCCGACGAGGTCGCCTACGACCGCGCGGTCCTCGACGCCCTCGGCGGTCCGGCGAGCCTCGGTGCCGTCATCGACACCAGCCGCAACGGCAACGGCGCCCCGGCCGACGGCGAGTGGTGCGACCCGGACGGCCGCAGCCTCGGCCGCGCACCGACCCTCACCACCGGCATGGGGCGCGTCGACGCCTACCTGTGGGTCAAGCTGCCCGGGGAGTCGGACGGCTGCCGGGGCGAGCCGGGGACGTTCACGCCCTCGTACGCCTACGACCTGGCGCGCTGAGCGCCGCCGTCACCGCCGCCGTCACCACCGGCGCCGCCGGATCCGGTCTTCGCGTCGTACGACGACGTGCCCTCGTCGAGGAGCGGCTGCTGCGTCTTGAGGTGGGCCGGGGCGAAGGCCCGCAGTGCGTGGTAGCC includes:
- a CDS encoding DUF5995 family protein, with the protein product MAHCEQVPTAALTVDTVLSRLRALDTALPAGDGVAVFNRVYLAVTEAVDRHIDGGRFADASAATALDVRFAERYLAAVDAAEEDRRPPACWRPLFQFRRHPGVRPLQFALAGINAHIGHDLALAVVDTCRTLGCDPVDLEDEFDRVGDLLVSLEERVRDELMPGPDVLQIADPLTHLLGSWSLDRAREATWAAARALWALRRLPDVAGEFTVRLDAAVGFAGRMLLTPLPD
- a CDS encoding glycoside hydrolase family 6 protein encodes the protein MVAAASVVVAVGTAAGMLTALGGEDPGGAGAGHPRVTHSVRLDALPVSPSPSVSAVSSRSASPSVSPSPSPTAGKQTSAPSPKRNSTKREPRSTDAATRLYRHPDSQVLDWVRAHPGDPRRDVIASRIAGHPAAVWFADHTPATITSRVRAVTAAGAAQGRVPVLVPYAIPDRDCGGHSEGGAPDLDAYDAWIDRFAAGLGSGEVIVVLEPDSVAQSECLTAGERADRFASLARAGRVMKDADPAARVYYDAGHSGWHAPAKQAGWLKQAGAASADSSDGVFSNVSNFHATADEVAYDRAVLDALGGPASLGAVIDTSRNGNGAPADGEWCDPDGRSLGRAPTLTTGMGRVDAYLWVKLPGESDGCRGEPGTFTPSYAYDLAR